In Gemmatimonadota bacterium, the sequence CGCCGCCCGCGGCCACTTCGTCTTCACCACCGATCCCGAGCGGGGACCGCTGCGCACGCTGGCGCAGGAGCAGGGGATCCCCACCCTCGCGGTTCCCGGCAACGTGGGGGGCCGCTTCTCGGTCCTGTCCCCGGTGGGACTCTTCCCGGCCGCGCTGACGGGGATCGATCTGCGGGCTCTGATGGCGGGGGCCGCGGCGATGGACGAGCGCTGTCGCAGCACCGACCTCCTGGCCAACCCCGCGGGCCTGCTCGCGACCTTGCTGCATGCGTGGGATACCGACCACGGCACACCCATCCACGTGCTCATGCCGTACGCCAACCGGCTGCGGTCCTTCGCGCTGTGGTTCCAGCAGCTGTGGGCGGAGTCGCTGGGCAAGGAGAGGGAGGGCCGGGGCGTGGGTCCCACCCCGCTCCCCGCGGTGGGCGCCACGGACCAGCACGCCCAGGTCCAGCTGTTCATGGAGGGGCCGCTGGACAAGTTCGTGGTCTTCCTGGCCATCCACGATTTCGCCGAGACGCTGACCATCCCGGACGTGCATCCCGACATCGAGGCTGCGCGTTACCTGGCGGGGCACACCGTCGCCCACCTGCTGGACGTCGAGCGCCGCGCCACCACGGAGGCCTTGCGGCAGCGGGGCAGGCCTTCGTGCACGCTGACGCTGCCCGCGCTGGACACGCCGTCGCTGGGTGCGCTCTTCCAGCTGTTCGAGCACGCGACCGTGCTCGCGGGCGGGCTCTACGGCGTCGATCCGCTGGATCAGCCGGGCGTCGAGCTCGGCAAGCGGCTCACGTACGGCCTGTTGGGCCGGGAGGGACACGAGATCGAGCCGCTGCCTCCGGAGCGCGCGGACGCCTGCTGGAAGGGCTGACCCGCGCACGTGGGGGCGGCGGCGCGGCGCGCCTCCGCCGGCGTGGCGCCGTGCACGGCGCGCCTCCCTGCGGAGCCGCCGAGGCTGCTGTACCGGCTCTGGAGCGTGGGTTACCTTCCAATCCGTGGGGCCTCGCACGTGGAGACGGGCCCCACCTCCTTCAGACTCGTGGGTGTGTCATGGGCGAGCGCGGGGAACCCCCCTACATCATCGTGGAGAAAGGCGGCGGCGGACTCGGGTCCTTCGTGGTGGGCGCCCTGCTCGGCGCCGGTGTGGCTCTCCTCCTGGCGCCGCGGTCGGGCGAGGAGACGCAGCAGGAGCTGAAGGCCCAGGCCCGGCGGTGGAAGGAGATCGCGGAGGACCGCGTCAAGGACGCCCAGCGCGCGCTCTCCGAGCGCGTCGACGACGTGCGCGACGAGGTGCAGTCCCGCTTCGACGAGGTGCGTGGCGCCGTGGATTCGGGCCGTGAGGCGGCCCGTGATGCCCGCCACGACCTGGAGCGCCGGCTCGAGCAGTCCAAGGCGGCATACCGGGCGGGCATCGACGCCGCCCGTCAGGCGGCCCGCGAGACGCCGGGAGACGCCGAAGCCGAGACGTGACCCGAGCCCGGGCCGGCTGGCGCACCCTGCGCGCGCTGGTCGAGAAGGCCTACCGCGACGACATCTTCTTCATGGCCGGGGCGATCACCTTCAATCTGGTGATCGCCATCGTGCCGATCCTGTTGCTGGCGGCCGGCGTCACCGGGTGGGTGCTCAAGGCACGCTTCGTCGATCCGGGCGCGGGAGCGGTCGGGCTGGTGTTGCGGGCGCTGCCCCGGGGCGCGGTGGATCCCGACCTCGTCACCGCGCTCGAGGACACCGTCGCGCAGGTCGTGGATCAGAGCACGGGCTTCTCGCTCGCCGGTGCGCTGGTGCTCGTGTGGATCTCGACCCGTCTGGTGGGGACGCTGCGCTCGGTGCTGCGGCGGGTCTTCGAACAGGAGACGGATCGGTCGCTCCTCGCCGGCAAGTGGTTCGACTTCCGCATGGTCCTGGTGGGCGCCGCCTTCATCATCCTGGGGCTGGGCCTGGCGCGCGGGACGTCGCAGCTGATCCGGCTGGCCTCCGACCGCTCGGGCCTGATGCCCCGGCCCTGGGTGAGCGAAGGCGTCGGCGCCCTGCTGGAGCTGGCCTTCATGTGGGTGCTCCTGCTGATCATCTACCGCGTGGTGCCGCTCCGGGAGCTGCCCCGGCGCACGGCGCTCACGGCCGCGACCCTGACCGCCGTGGGGCTGGCGCTGCTCAAGGAGGCCTTCGCCTGGTACATTCGCAACGTGGCCGACTTCTCCAGCACCTACGGGAACCTGGCCACGCTCGCGGTGCTCTTCTTCTATCTGTACTACGCCTCCGTGGCGTTCGTGCTGGGCGGGGAGATCGCCGTGATCACCGCCGGGCCCAGGCCCGCGGAACACAACTTGAAGGAGCCGGGCAGCGAGGCGCCGCCGAGCGCCGAACCCCTGGCCGGAAGCCGTCCATGAGTCGTCGCCGCTCCACGCCCCAGCTCCGCCCGCCGGTCCGGTGGGCCCTCGCGGCCGCCCTCGCCGTGGCCGCCCTGGTGCCCGCGCCCGCGGCCCGGGCCCAGTGGGTGGACGGGGACGACGGGGTGGTCTACCGGACCCGGGTGGTCGAGCACGGCCTGGAGCTGGATCAGCCGCTGTTGGACCACGATGGCCCCTACATCGTCGTGCATCTGGCCGAGAACCGGGTGTTCCTGATGGAAGGCGGCACCATCGTCTGGTCGGCCCCGGCCGGCACGGGCACGGGGTTCCGGCTGTCGGGGCAGGGGCTGCGCTGGCAGTTCACCACTCCCAAGGGGCTCTTCCGGGTGCGGCGCATGGAGAAGGACCCGGTCTGGGAGGCGCCGGACTGGTACTACGTGGAGAAGGGCATCCGCATCCCGCCCCAGGATCACCCCTCGCGCAGGATCCCCGGCGTGATGGGAACCACCGCCCTGTACCTCGGGGACGGCCTGGCCATCCACGGCACCAACTCCCCGGGTCTGTTGCTCAACCCGGACCCGGAGCGCCGCCGGGTCTCGCACGGCTGCATCCGGCTCACCAACGAGGCGGCGCGCGACCTGTACCACCGGGTGGGGGTCGGCACCCCGGTGCTGATCTACTGAGGCGGGCGTGAGCGAAGACGGCCGGCACGTGGTGGCCCGCAACAAGAAGGCGCGCCACGAGTATCAGATCCTCGACCAGTGGGAGGCGGGGATCGTGTTGACGGGGCCGGAGGTCAAATCCATCCGCCAGGGCAAGATCGCGTTCCAGGATGCGTTCGCCCGGGTGCAGGACGGGGAGGTGTGGCTGCACAGCCTGCACGTGAGCCCGTACGAGGAAGCCAATCGCTGGAACCTCGACCCCGTGCGCACGCGCAAGCTGCTCCTCAACCGCCACGAGATCCGCAAGCTCGTCGGCCGGGTGGAGGAGAAGGGCCTCACCCTCGTCCCCCTCGACGTCTACTTCCGCGCCGGCAAGGTCAAGGTCACGCTGGGCCTGGGGCGGGGGAAGAAGCTCCACGACAAGCGCGAGACCCTGAAGGGACGCATCCAGGAGCGCGACGCCGAGCGGGAGCTGGGAAGACGCCGATGAGGCGCACGCCGTCCCCCACCTGCGCGCTCCTCCTGGCCCTGACCGCCGGGCTCACCGCTCCGCTGGCCGCACAGGCGCCCGACCTGTGGGTGCGGGTGGGGGGGCGGGAGTCGGAGACCCTCAACGTGGTGGACCGGCAGGGCTTCGCCGCGTTCGACGCCACGGAGCTGGCCCGCTTCGGATGGCCGGTCGAGCGCGTGCGCGACACGGTCGTCGTGGACTTCGACGGCGCGGAGGCACGGCTGGCGGTGGGCACGCCGTTCTTCCGCTGGGAGCAGGACGTCCTGCAGCTGACCGACGCGCCCTATGTGGAGCGCGGGCAGATCTGGGTGCCCGTGCAACTCCTGATCGACTTCGTGCCCGAGCGTCTGGCCGGGCTCGAGTTCGACCCCGCCACGCGGACCCTGTTCGAGCTGCCGACCGTGATGGCCGCGCCCCTTCCGCCCGTGCGCACGCGCGCCTCCCGTGTGGTGGTCATCGATCCGGGCCATGGCGGCCGCGATCCGGGGGCCATCGGGTCGGGGGGCGTGCGCGAGAAGGACGTGGCCATGGGCATCGCCCGCGCGCTGGTGCGGCTGCTCCAGGCGGACAGCACGCTCGAGGTGCACCTCACCCGCGACCGCGACATGCAGGTGCCGCTGTGGCGTCGCGGGGAGATGGCCACGCTGCTCAAGGGCGATCGCCCCGGCGTCTTCCTGTCGATCCACGCGAACGCCCTGCCCGCCTCCCGCGCCACGCGCGGCTTCGAGACCTACTTCCTGTCGGAGGCGCGCACGGACGACGAGCGCCGTGTGGCCGCGCTCGAGAACGCGGTGGATCGTCCCAGCCTGGATCCGGCGCCCGAGCAGACGGAGCTCTCGCAGATCCTGGGCGAGCTGCGCAACCTGGACCACCAGCACTGGTCGGCCTTCCTGGCGGAGGTGGTGCAGATCCACCTGGAGGACGTGCACCCCGGGCGCAATCGCGGCGTGAAGCAGGGTCCGTTCGCCGTGATCACCAACGCGCTCATGCCGGCCGTGCTGATCGAGGTGGGCTACCTGACGCACGCGGCGGAGGAGCGCCTCCTCGGCCGGCCCGAGTTCCACGAGACGGTGGCCGGCGCGTTGGCTGCGGCCGTGCAGCGGTTCTTCGAGCAGTATCCCACCGCTTCGAGCACCGTCGCGACCCCGGTGGGGCCGTGACCCTGGAGCAGGAGCTCTTCGGCGTCCGCTTCCAGAACCCGGTGCTGCTGGCCGCGGGCACCTGCGGGTTCGGCGAGGAGCTGGCCGAGGTGGTGGACCTCGAACGTCTGGGCGGGCTCGTCACCAAGTCGGTGACGCGCGAGCCGCGGGCCGGCAACCCGGCGCCGCGGGTCGCGGAATTCCACGCCGGCATGTTGAACTCCATCGGATTGGCCAATCCGGGTGTGGAGGCCGTGCGGCGCGACAAGCTGCCCTGGCTGCGCGACCACGTCCGGCGCGCACAGGTCTTCGTGAGCGTGGCCGGCCACGACCCCGAGGACTTCGCCGCCATCGTGGCGCGCCTGGACGACTGCGACGGCTTCGTGGGCTTCGAGATCAACCTGTCCTGCCCCAACGACACGGCCCGGGGCGCGCTGCCGTTCGCGCTCGACCCCGAGGCGCTGGTCGTGGTGGTCGAGCGCGTGCGGGCGCGCACGCAGCGGCCGCTGTGGGCCAAACTCGCGCCCAACGCGCCCGACCCCGGCGCGAGCGCGCGCCTGGCGGTGGAGGCCGGGGCGGACGGCGTGACCATGGTCAACACGCTGCCCGGGCTCCAGTTCGACCTGGACACGCTGGCCCCCCGGCTGGGCGCCGGACCGGGCGGCATGAGCGGGCCCGCGCTGCTGCCCGTGGGTGTGCACGCGGTGTGGCGGGCACGGACGCAGGTGTCGGTGCCCATCGTGGGTGCGGGGGGCGTGGCCACGGCCTCGGACGCCGCCCAGTACCTGCTCGCGGGGGCGTCCCTGGTGCAGGTGGGAACAGCCTCCTTCGCGGATCCCGCCTCGGCGCTCCGGGTAGTGGACGGACTCGCCCGCCTCGGAGCCGCCAAGGGCTTCTCCCACATCGACGCGCTCATCGGAGCCGGCCGTACCCCGTGATGCCACCCCCCGAGCCCCGCCGTGCGCAGGTCGCGCTGGCCCTGGACGTCCCCGACCGGACCGCCGCCCTGGCGCTGGACGCCCGGCTGGGGGAAGGACGCCGGATCTACAAGGTCGGGCTCGAGCTCTTCACGGCGGAGGGGCCTCCGCTCGTGCGCGAGCTGCTGGAGCGGGAGCACCGGATCTTCCTGGACCTGAAGCTCCACGACATCCCCAACACGGTGGCCCGCGCGGTGGAGTCGGCCGCCCGGCTGGGGGTGCACTGGCTGACCGTCCACACCGCGGGGGGGCCGGGGATGCTGTCCGCGGCCGCCCGGGCGGAGCGGGGTGCCCTGCGCCTGGTCGGCGTGACCGTCCTCACGTCCCTGGACGCCCCGGCCCTGGCCACCGTGCTGGGCCGGCCCGGCGTGGACGTCCAGACCGAGGTCGACCGGCGTGCCGGATGGGCCCGCGAGGCGGGGCTCGAGGCCGTGGTGTGCTCGGTGGCCGAGGCGGCCCGCCTGAAGGACGTGCATGGCCCGGCGTTGGAGTTGGTCACGCCCGGGATCCGCTTCGCCGACCAGGGCACGGACGACCAGGCGCGGGTGGCCACGCCCGCGGGAGCCGTGCGCGCCGGGGCCGACCTGCTGGTCATCGGGCGGGCCGTGACGGCCGCGGCCGATCCGCGGGGCGCCCTGGCCCGCGTCCTGGCGGAGACGGAGGCCGCGGGCGCGGTCCGCGCATGAGGGCGCGCCCGGCGGGCGAGGCCCGGACG encodes:
- a CDS encoding glucose-6-phosphate isomerase; translated protein: MNDLNAWSLDYANARAEALAGRGPAHADLNGSLATRFREAHAVVERRREEGVLGFMELPGRQDLVSAVQGLADGFGQWFETVVVIGIGGSALGALALRDALLGPHWNERNVEARDYFPRLYFLDNPDPTVVADLLAVIEPTRTLFNVVSKSGSTAETMALYLVVRKLLDDAVGPDAARGHFVFTTDPERGPLRTLAQEQGIPTLAVPGNVGGRFSVLSPVGLFPAALTGIDLRALMAGAAAMDERCRSTDLLANPAGLLATLLHAWDTDHGTPIHVLMPYANRLRSFALWFQQLWAESLGKEREGRGVGPTPLPAVGATDQHAQVQLFMEGPLDKFVVFLAIHDFAETLTIPDVHPDIEAARYLAGHTVAHLLDVERRATTEALRQRGRPSCTLTLPALDTPSLGALFQLFEHATVLAGGLYGVDPLDQPGVELGKRLTYGLLGREGHEIEPLPPERADACWKG
- a CDS encoding YtxH domain-containing protein, coding for MGERGEPPYIIVEKGGGGLGSFVVGALLGAGVALLLAPRSGEETQQELKAQARRWKEIAEDRVKDAQRALSERVDDVRDEVQSRFDEVRGAVDSGREAARDARHDLERRLEQSKAAYRAGIDAARQAARETPGDAEAET
- a CDS encoding YihY/virulence factor BrkB family protein; amino-acid sequence: MTRARAGWRTLRALVEKAYRDDIFFMAGAITFNLVIAIVPILLLAAGVTGWVLKARFVDPGAGAVGLVLRALPRGAVDPDLVTALEDTVAQVVDQSTGFSLAGALVLVWISTRLVGTLRSVLRRVFEQETDRSLLAGKWFDFRMVLVGAAFIILGLGLARGTSQLIRLASDRSGLMPRPWVSEGVGALLELAFMWVLLLIIYRVVPLRELPRRTALTAATLTAVGLALLKEAFAWYIRNVADFSSTYGNLATLAVLFFYLYYASVAFVLGGEIAVITAGPRPAEHNLKEPGSEAPPSAEPLAGSRP
- a CDS encoding L,D-transpeptidase, whose amino-acid sequence is MSRRRSTPQLRPPVRWALAAALAVAALVPAPAARAQWVDGDDGVVYRTRVVEHGLELDQPLLDHDGPYIVVHLAENRVFLMEGGTIVWSAPAGTGTGFRLSGQGLRWQFTTPKGLFRVRRMEKDPVWEAPDWYYVEKGIRIPPQDHPSRRIPGVMGTTALYLGDGLAIHGTNSPGLLLNPDPERRRVSHGCIRLTNEAARDLYHRVGVGTPVLIY
- the smpB gene encoding SsrA-binding protein SmpB, which gives rise to MSEDGRHVVARNKKARHEYQILDQWEAGIVLTGPEVKSIRQGKIAFQDAFARVQDGEVWLHSLHVSPYEEANRWNLDPVRTRKLLLNRHEIRKLVGRVEEKGLTLVPLDVYFRAGKVKVTLGLGRGKKLHDKRETLKGRIQERDAERELGRRR
- a CDS encoding N-acetylmuramoyl-L-alanine amidase, producing MRRTPSPTCALLLALTAGLTAPLAAQAPDLWVRVGGRESETLNVVDRQGFAAFDATELARFGWPVERVRDTVVVDFDGAEARLAVGTPFFRWEQDVLQLTDAPYVERGQIWVPVQLLIDFVPERLAGLEFDPATRTLFELPTVMAAPLPPVRTRASRVVVIDPGHGGRDPGAIGSGGVREKDVAMGIARALVRLLQADSTLEVHLTRDRDMQVPLWRRGEMATLLKGDRPGVFLSIHANALPASRATRGFETYFLSEARTDDERRVAALENAVDRPSLDPAPEQTELSQILGELRNLDHQHWSAFLAEVVQIHLEDVHPGRNRGVKQGPFAVITNALMPAVLIEVGYLTHAAEERLLGRPEFHETVAGALAAAVQRFFEQYPTASSTVATPVGP
- a CDS encoding dihydroorotate dehydrogenase, giving the protein MTLEQELFGVRFQNPVLLAAGTCGFGEELAEVVDLERLGGLVTKSVTREPRAGNPAPRVAEFHAGMLNSIGLANPGVEAVRRDKLPWLRDHVRRAQVFVSVAGHDPEDFAAIVARLDDCDGFVGFEINLSCPNDTARGALPFALDPEALVVVVERVRARTQRPLWAKLAPNAPDPGASARLAVEAGADGVTMVNTLPGLQFDLDTLAPRLGAGPGGMSGPALLPVGVHAVWRARTQVSVPIVGAGGVATASDAAQYLLAGASLVQVGTASFADPASALRVVDGLARLGAAKGFSHIDALIGAGRTP
- the pyrF gene encoding orotidine-5'-phosphate decarboxylase; its protein translation is MPPPEPRRAQVALALDVPDRTAALALDARLGEGRRIYKVGLELFTAEGPPLVRELLEREHRIFLDLKLHDIPNTVARAVESAARLGVHWLTVHTAGGPGMLSAAARAERGALRLVGVTVLTSLDAPALATVLGRPGVDVQTEVDRRAGWAREAGLEAVVCSVAEAARLKDVHGPALELVTPGIRFADQGTDDQARVATPAGAVRAGADLLVIGRAVTAAADPRGALARVLAETEAAGAVRA